Genomic segment of Gavia stellata isolate bGavSte3 chromosome 10, bGavSte3.hap2, whole genome shotgun sequence:
AATGGAAATAAGTAATTCTAGGAAGGTTTGGTGATAAGCAGTTGTGTAATACACAATGCTGTGTTGCAATCTTGAGGTGGCGGGCCAAAATCAGGGTATTTTAAGACCAGAAAAAGATGATGTAGCCACATGTCTGTTGTCCATTTGTGCTTTTCAGAAACATACAGACTTCAGTTTCCCTGAAAAAGCAGTGATCAAACATTGTAAAGCAACAATTCAAAGCCTCTTTCCAGTGTCCAAAACCCATCTTTCTTAGCTCTTCCTTGCTATCTATTTGGTTGTGGGTTTGTGGTTGTTTCTGTggcctttttcctctctttctggGTATGCATTTCTGTATTCTTCAAGAATACCTAGCAGAAGCTTCCTGCCCACATAACTTTAGCATTTATCTTTGTTTTGAATGGTGACAGTTACATATTTTCTCCGAGGATGCCGTTGTTTCAAGAAGGATCTGAATCATATTGTATGTTTACCACTAATGCGGAAGCTGTGCTATCTGGGATAGTGGCTTTTCAGCTGGGGGGTCTGAAGATACAAGGACAGGTTTTCCGGCTCTAAGCTCTGTGCTAATTTGCCTGGAACACCTGCATTTTCTCAAGCTGTACATAACTCTCTGTATCGGCTATGAATTTTGTCTTTATGCACATGCTATTTGTTCAGGCAGACGTTTTGTGTTGCCCTTTCGTAGAGGTATTTTATACTTACGGAAGGGGACTTACTCACTgaatatctaaaaaaaaatactttggagCTGTTACAGTGACTCTCCCACTATCTCTGTGGAATATAGATTGTCCCTTTTTCAGAAGGGACAGTCccttttcagtctctttttgTGAGTTGCAAAGACCTACCAAAAGGGTATCAAAAGTACATCAAGAGAGTTGGGGCTGACATTGTACTGATGTTTGTACTCCTCCTTTAAGCACTTTTAAAATTCCATTACAAATACTCAAGTCATTTGTGGTCACAGAGCAAAGACGGTGGCAGACGTGGAAGTGGAACCTGGATCTTGTGACTGTGAGATGTATGATTATTCTTCccacctctctttttttccaggcacTTCAGGCATTCCATTTTGTTCTGctgttctctcttcccttctcccccctcATGCCAAATGAAATAACTCCCTGATTGTTTACTTTCAAGTATAATTGAATTGGGCTTAAACATAACATTTTAATAGATAGTAATTCCCACAAATTATAAATGATCTTTCCAGGTGACCAGCCCAAAGGCCATATGGTTACTGCTTCAGCCTGTACACAAGACAGATGATGGATGTTTCTGGTATGAGGTCTGATTTCTGAGAGTTGGAGCATGGTGTATCCTGTGTCACTGTGCTGCAAATGCTGTAATAAAGGAGTGTCACTGATGGCCCGTAAAGCAAGTTTAACACCCaggcactgaagaaaaatgagtttCCTTACTTTGCCTTGGAGAAGAGAGGCGGTTGCTGCAGGGTTCCAGCTTTATTCTTTGGTCTTGGTCATCTCAATTTCAGACAATGGCACAGGGactgtggttttattttgtcttaATTTAGAACTGCTGCCTGTGTTGCAAATTCTCATGTCATGTTTTTTTCACCCCAAAACAGGATTCTGGGTTTCCGACGAGCTCCGCTGGTCGTTGGCAGGTTTGTGAATCTACGTACAGAGATCAAACCAGTAGCCACAGAGCAGCTTCTGGGTACCTTCATGACTGTGGGTAAGTGGATTCCATGGGTTGTGCAGCTCAGTAAAGAAAATCAtgtgaaatggggaaaaagagcCATGGCAATCTGACACAGTTATAGAACAGTTAACTATGATACAGGAAGCTGGTAAGTCTCTTTCTGTGCCAAGAGAGATCGTAACGCTTGTATAACCCCATTTGGTGGGGGAGGAGGACTTGATTTTCTCCAAGTAGTTTTTCCTCTGTAACTTCGCTGCGTTCCCTCGTGCTGCTGTTacagatgggtttttttttttttgagtaagaatttcctctctgctgtcaGAGGTCGTTAGAAAAGTCTATGATTAGacctgaaagggaaaagaatggAATTGTATTTAATGCGAACACAGTGGTAATTTGGGATAATTTATAGAGCTGATGCGTCAGTTGGTATTAGATGTTGTTAGTGCTACATCAGAGTTTGCTGAGCATTCATAACTAAATGTGTCAGAACTTCCATATGTTGTTTACAGTAATAATGCTGTGAAGGGCACTTAATGGGAATTATTAATGTGAACTCCTACCAGGTGGTCATTAAGCACCAAGAAATTACTTATGCTGCACCCTTAACTCCTTCAGACTTTCATAAAATATCCTATtattactctcttttttttttctccaataagAAGACTCTAGAGATGATTGTTCGTTACAGCTGATAAATAGCGTGCTTGTGTGTATTTCTATTACGAGCACTGTTGGTAGTCTCACCTACTAAGTTTGCCTAACACTTCCAGTTATAAGGTGTAACTTTCAGATGATAGTAGCTCTGCCTTGCCAGACTTGTTTTGCATTCAGACTGGGTGTCTGCCTCAGGCAGACTTTACTTTTTCTAGTTTCAGCCAAGATAACTAAGCAGTTTTCTAGCAGAAATGCTGACTTGAAAAGTATGGCTCCAGAAATTTTCCTTAGATTACTTGGAACTGCCTGTTCTGCAGAGCATGAACCAAAGAAATGGGTGGATCTGGGGAAAAGGTTGTGATCTCTTGTCAACCCAAATTTGACCaagtttctgaagaaaagataaTTCAGTTGCAGCTAGAATCTCAAAGAATTCTGTCTCTTGTTAGACCTGCTGCAGGCCATGGATAGGAAGAGAGACTTGCAGGGCTTTCCGTACAAAGAAGAGATCTGGTCTGCTGCAAGCTCTATGTCATTCATGATCATCTCCCAGATGTCCTCAAGTTATCTGACGGGGGTAGTGGGAGCACAAGAGCCGGGTGTGGATGGAGGACTGCAAAGGAGTGCTGGCTGGCTAAGGGATTGTGATGTGTAAGGATGGAAAGTGAAAAACATGTCTTTCAGTGAGCTGGGCCTGGTTTGGGGAGGATATTGGTTGTAGAGCCAAAGGAAGAAAGGACAGGGAATAAGTGGGATCACAAGGAAGTGAGACATAGTTGAGGAATATTTTGGAAGAATATCTGTGAGTATGGAACTGGAATTAACTTGGCAATGGTCAAGCAAAGGCAGGTTAGAAGGGTGAAATAGAAAAGGTTAAGCTAAAAATGTTAATCTACGCTACATAGATTACTTTACGCTACAGGCCGCATAGGCCTGAACGGACTAAAGGCTGCAGGGTTTCATTGTTCCTTTCCTGTCAGAAGACACTCATGAAACTCTTGACAGATCTGCATTCCTGGATCATACAAGAATGGCAGCTCGTTTGTGTTTCCCCTGGTGAGTCAGCTCAAGTAACTGAGAAGTGTGGCAGGTCTCAGGGCTCCAAATCCATTTGAGTTCTGCTTAGTCTTTTTTCACTTGTCTCTTTTTGGTCAGCTTTTTCAAAAAAGTGAGAAATCGGACACACGAAgtgtgaaatttaaaaaacaaggagTGCTAAGGTTGCAAAGTCAAGGTCCTAAGGACTAGGAAGGGATCACAAAAACTTGTTGATAGTGCAATATTGTATTAACTCTCAGTGCGAtaaaaacagtagaaaataCAATTACTCTCTCCTTTGGATATTAGTCTTTAATGTTGCTTTGAATGAATAGATATCTGTGTAACCTCTTGAGCCTCTCAGAGGTAGGAAGCATGAGGTCAATGCAGTGAAATCCTGTTGCAGGGaaggctctgctgcagcaatATGCTCCTGAATTGCAGTTGGCATCCCTTGGATTAAGTTCTGCTCTTTTTGGTacctctttatttttatttttttaaaggtaataaCACTTGCTTCTATGGGAAGTGCTACTATTGTCGGGAAACAGAACCAGCTTGTGCAGACGGGGACATCATGGAAGGGTCAGTGACCTTATGGCTACCAGACGTCTGGCCTCTTCAGAAGCATCGGCACCCATGGGGTAGGACTTACCGTGAAGGCAAACTTGCCAGGTATGAGAACATGATAGGGTTATTCTTTATACGTGATAATTTGTATTAGAATTACCCTTGCAATACAGTGGCTAATTAAGGAGCAAGCGTTCTCAAAACCTAGAGTTTTGCCAACAGCTTTCTTGATACGATACTAGAAGTCAAGAAGTCTAGGACgagatttaaattaaaataagcaagaaagaaatcttcagTTGTTTTCCACAATACTAAGTGCTGTCCTTTTCCTAATTCTTGCCTGGAACATAACTCCACCGTACAATCACTCCAAGCTCTGAAAATCTTGGCCCTGGGCAAAGCAAGACTCTTCTCTTGTGCCGCTAGACCTTCTTTTGACACTGTGCCTCTCTGTGGCCCACTGAAACATGGTAGCActgtgctgttttctgccaGACCTGATTTCATGGTCCTTGTAGTTTGTTTCAAAAGTTGTGGAACTGGTTTAGCTTTAAGTAGTTACACTTAGttgttctttgctttgaatACCATCAGTATTTGGTGACCATGCTCAGCATCTGAAGAATGCttccagagaaggagaaacaTGGGATCTAGCAGTCTTGTACAATAGATGTAACGTGTCCGAGTATTTGGCTTGGAGGTGTTTTTGCCATGACCAGAGCAAATGGTTTTGAGCTTAGTATCCTGGACAAGTGATTAGACAGAGATGCTTAGTCCTTGATCTAAAATATCCATTGATTTCCAATGATGTCATTGTTCTCAGAAAGAATCTCATCCAAAGGCTTCATTGAATTGTTTAGAGTATTAAATGTACAGTTTGATTTTTGAGCAGCAGGTGTTTCCTCCTTTTTGACAGGTCAAAATCAGCTGTATTTAGTACACGGTAAATTGCAGTAATGAATTGACTGGATTTCTTGgaggtgtttctttttttgagagaCTTTTTCATCATAAACTGCCTGCTTATACAGGAGTTTACCCCGATACCTATGCTGATTTgatatttgctgtattttaaacttAGTTGCTCTTGCCTCGTTCAGATGGGATTGCACAGTTCTGTTGTTTTGCACCTTGTCATGTTGCACATTTCACTTTGAGAGCGTCAGAAGAATTAAATGTTCCAGATGTCACgctctcctttttctgtgtctgGTAGTTATGGAAAAATAACtctgtaggattttttttcctggtctaGCTGCTTCTACTGTGTCCTGAGTTGACCCTTTGAACATAATTTATACAGTCACGTTAGTGTACGTAATTTTTAATGGACATGTAATAGATAAAATCCCTGGCCTTTGAAGTCCTATGCTAATACAATAGAAATGATCAGAAATAAATGTCGGAGAAAGGTCTATCTTGAAAGAGTGAATGAAGAATGAGAGGAGAGAGCATAGTATATCTGAAAAATTGTTACAAGGAGATTAAGTACTGATCTAAagtaaaatgagagaaagagaagcacTTGAGGGGATAGAGGACTGTAGCCTGAAAGAAATGTATCCAGTACGAGGAGGAGTACGTTCTGAGACTTTGCCTTGTGGGTTTGTGCTGTAAGTTGAATGTGAGTTGGACCTTGATGCAAGAGAAAGAGGGAACTAGAGACAGCATTTGAGGAGTGTGTGTGATGTGTTAACAAAAACATCGAGAAGATAAAATTTTGGTCACTCTGATTTGGATAACTAGAGGAAAGATGGGATATTGGGAGCTTAGGCTCCAGACCTCTCGAAGGTGAGGTGGGGTATGTGGCAGTTCTAGTAGTTACATTCTGATCTTCCCCCTGCTTTTATGACTCTCTGCGATTTTGAGCGTGTCAGTGAGTCTCTCCAGCTTGTGTTTcctccatttctgtttccagttcACAGATGGTTTAAGGCATTTCCAACTTAACTGCTATTTTGTGAAGGATTTTTTCAGTCCTTACATGGAAGATGTTATAGATGTACTTGTTATTTAGGTTGACAGATGGAAAAGGATATACACCAGAGATTTGGctgttttggtggtggtgttgaatagctttgaaaactgtaaagaagaaaatgggaagaTTTAAAATCCTAGCTTTGGAGAACTGGAAAACGACATCCATGTTACAAGACCAGAAGTACATGCCTAGGTTATGTATAGAAGGAGACGACAGAAAAGGGAAGGTTGAAATCTTGCCATTGGAGAAGAAGGTGAGAGGCTCTGAAAGGAAAGCGGGGAGGAAAGAGACAACTGTGAGTGAAGGAGAGTGAACACATATGAGGCCCTTCTCAGAACAGAGGAGGTCATTAGTAACTGTGATGAGGTTATTTgccttagaaagaaaaaatgaagaggatCACTGGAAAGCAAGACTGATGGAAGCAGGTCAAGGCGATGGAAACAGGCACAGTACTTGAAGTGCTTAGTTAGGAAATTAAGGGAGGCAAGTCAAGACAGTAATCTTGCTGTGAGGCAGCCTGAACACTGCTGAACCGGGAGCAGTGAGGAAGCAAACTCTGACCTTGTTTTCTGTAGGAAGATGATGTGTAACCTTGCACTGAAACTGTAGCTTGCTCCGTATGCTAGGGTGTTAATACAGGATTTACTCTTTTATTAAGACTTTTGTCtagttctttcttctttatataGCCTCGACTGCTGCGCTCACCTTTTCGTTACGCACTCGTAAGTGAATAAAGGGGCAGCTATAAATACCGTTGGCGTGCAATGATGGAGTGTTCCTTGAagatttgatttgttttctcttgacGGCCCACAGGTGGGAGTATGACGAAAGCTATTGTGACGCTGTGAAGAAGACTTCACCCTATGACTCAGGCCCCCGTCTCCTTGATATCATTGACACCGCCATCTTTGACTATTTGATTGGGAATGCTGACCGGCATCACTATGAGAGTTTCCAGGATGATGAAGGAGCCAGTATGCTCATCCTCTTGGATAATGCCAAAAGGTAAGGGAAATCCTGGTGGCCAGGCAGTGGTGAGCGCAAGGGCACACATTTATCTGCTCTGTATCTCTGTGTTCTCtcactatttttttcattaataccTTTTGTGCTAAAAATCCAAAGCTTTCCTTCTTACAGAaatttttcagcaaatattAGTGTCCTTCCAAAGGCTGTGATGCTTACTCTGTGCTCTAGGGACTATGACTGCTTTGGGCGAAGTCTTATTCAAACTACAGAAACTCCCAAATTAGCACACTATGACCTTTTTTCCTCAAGCAATTTTCAAAGGTTTGCTTGTGTCTCTCCTCCTATCCCCAGAAAAGCCCCTCccttttatgcttttaattaaTGGAAGATTAAAAATTTGTGATTTATTATTTACCAGTGAGTATTAGTGAGTGCCATAGTAAAAGTAGATCTTTTCAAAACATGTCTGTGAATAATTTGGCATTTGCTGCCTTCTGGATCTGTCTGCTTTGGCTTTAAAGGgttaaaagtttaaaatggaGATAGAACTGATACTGAGAGCAAAATATGATGATGTCCTGACTGGGGACATTAACtgttactgaaacaaaaattaagcaCGTGGTAACTGAGAGGAACTAATGAGAAGTCTTCCCTGAGGCCAAACGTTACTATTAAACAGATATGTTTAAAATGTGAGTTGTTCTGTCTTTGCTATAGTTTTTGTATGTTGGCTGGTATAGTTTAAGTTAAAAATCCTATTGAAGATACAGCCTTGTTTATATCATAACaatttgcttaatttttcttaaaaacaaagataaCCTATTCTACTTTCTCATGATTTAGTCCAGAGActcctgaggttttttttcttacggGCACTACCATCTGCAGTGGCAGTGAGTTCCCCCTTCTGCAGATGGACCAGCTTCTGATGGTTAGCTCTGGTAGTTCCTGTGccaggctctgctctgcagtggcTTTGCATACCACTTGTACGAAGCGGCGAGACCTCTGATCCAGACAGATCCTTGAAGGGCTTGGAGTTACCATTTCATTCCCTGTTTGCCTTTTGTATAGTggattccttccttccttcctttgtttCTAATTTGTCTGCAGTGGCTGAGTTCAGTATTTTGTCTTTATGCATCAGCCTGTACAGTAACACTCCTTCAGTTATGTCAGCAGGATGTGTTCCACCTCGGGACTGCTTAATTATTGCTGCTTTCAGACTGCTTTAAGTGAATTTGGCAAAAAATTGTCTTTCCATAATGATTTGGCAATGTGTTAGGAGGAAGTTACTGTTTTAGTCACTGGAAGTGAATATGGTAGTTGAAGGTCATGTTAGACCTTCCATGATGGTACGTGCTTATAACGGTATGAAAACATTTCCGGTGGGACTTTGCAGGCCCAGAAGtaaattgttttcttgaaaGCTTAAGTAAAGGTATTTCAGCTCCTTTGAGTTAAGGGATAGGGGGCCAGTTTtttcatagaatatctcaagttcAAAGGGAGCCATAAgcatcatcaagtccaactccctgctccttgcaggactacctaaaactaaaccgtatgactaagagcatcgtCCAGACGCTCCTTGGTgccgtgaccacttccctggggagcttACTCCAGTTTTAAAGCTACTAATAACAGTATTATTTGAGCAGAGTAATGGCAGACTCCTAGAGTAAGTTATCTTTATTGAAGGGAAGGTTCTTCGTTGAAAACAGTATTATGAGGGGGGTGAAACTATTAAAAGCATGTTTAGATGAAGCTTGAAATACTGTGAAATCCTTTTTTGGCTGGCCTCCCTTAGAAAGTGTGATCATGAAATGTTCCAGTTGATCACCTTGTTTGTTCAACTGTTGATCTAAACTTGGTCATCTAAAACAGCATGTGGCTGCTATTTGTTCATTCCCTGTCCAGCTGTGCCAGACAGGCAAAGCTCCCGCTCTCTTATGTCCAGAATACCAATtattcctttcccctcctttgcaAGATGAGCTCAATTTCTAAACTCCTCTGAAGTTTGTTTCTAAGGTGCCTTGGTCTGATAAAGAACTAGGTACACTGGTGTTGCTTCCATTTATCTGGTACGTTAGCTGATGCTGTTGAGAGTTTATCTGTAATTGGTCATGGcctgtttatattttaatttaaatgattTGAGCTGTTGGAGCATGAAATTGCCTagtattgatttttttgaattCTTGACAAATCTGTTGATGTTGAGAACAACATTAGGAGTTCAACTGGTTcacttggttttaattttgcttttcagctttgGAAACCCTGCCCTGGATGAAAGAAGCATCTTGGCTCCTCTTTATCAGTGCTGCATGTAAGTGAAACGCAGGGATCCTGTTTGCTTTACTTAGGCAATCGCTGCCCTTAGGTGTGCAATATAATTAGGTTTGAAGCCTTCTGGCAACCTGAAAATGTTCACTCGGGTACATAGTGCTTTACTTTTTTGAGGTACGGTGTTTGTTTGATGCATTGTCACTGCTCAAGAAGctgagaaatacatttttattaaggTAGTAAATCAGATGGTAGACTGTAGGAAGTAGTCTCGCCTCCAGGTCGCTGGTTCAAATCTATCCTTAGTCAGTATGACAGGTACTTTGCATCTGCGGCTGTCTCCATCCAGCTCCTGCCGAATAAAAGTTCACATCACAGTTTGAGTTCTCCCTGACGGAAGCTAAGGACTCAACGTGTCTGGCAACTTAACTACCTTCATTTCCAAATGTTCTTTCTAAACATGACTGCAGCGCTGCTCGGGGTGCTCCTTTCAAAGTGAAGTTTGTAGGTTTTTTGCAGGATTTTGTCTCCGCTTTGGCCTCGTGAGCTGTGGTTTTGCTCGTTTTATTTTAGGAGGCTGACTTgttgatttctgttttctgtggccGCTGTCTCACTAGGCCATTGCTACTTCTCATTAACAAGTAGATAAGAgttccaggaagaaaaatactgatacATCCGTTTCCTGCCTCTGTTACCTCAAGATAACATTAACTCCTTTAAACCTTCTGAATTAAGTGTTTAGTTGAGAGTTCCTTGAGCCTGTCCTCGGAGGGTTCTGTCTCCCAAATTCCTTGGGGCCTGTGAAACCTGGAGACTTCGCAGACAGCCTGAGCTTTCACCCCCTGCTTGCGCTAAGCAAGGCTCTATGCACGCTACGGTACGCCTGGCCTACATTCTGCAAGATCCTTGCAGAATCCATATGGAGAACAATtacagcaaattattttcaaattctttgGGTTTcctacattaattttaattgcataTTTAATTTCCTGGTTTATGAGGACCTTTTGGAGTCTTTCTCATCTAGATTCTCCCAAATGCAACCAGAAGAGAAGTTTCTTTGTAAGATACTTTGCAGTTTCCTGCTTTTCAGATATCATTTCTTTCTGATACCAGGCAAATGCCATATAAGAATTCATAGGCATAGTTGTTTTAACTATAGGTTTATTACAACACTTGCTTATGTTGTTGGTTTCTGTAGAGGCCATCAAAAGCCAGGAGTTTAGTTTTGTGCTAAAACACTAAAATTTGGGGAAGAATCCCAAGAGACTTCACAGAGCAAGACGGTTTAGATGGGCTGACATGAACAAGTTCAGTGGCCGGTGAAGCAGAAAGATCGCTGCTGCGTTCACTTTTTTTGGACGTTCAGTCAACTTGACTTGTGTCCTTTGTGATTAACTGTTGGTCAGTGATGCTCTTCCTGAGGTGACATGaggtttggttttgaatttaACAGCCAGACcgttaattttctttccttttcagactGTGTCCGGGAGGCCTCAGGACTGAAGAACTTCCTTGCCAGCAGTTGAAAGTGTTCCTGTATAACATAAGAATTACTTCACAGTagattctttcttcttcacctTCAGTTTTCAAGTTTCACTTTGATGTTGCGTATAATGCAGTTATACCTGGACCCTCCCATGCCAAAACCACTTTTGTAATAAGACTCCTTTCTCTTTAAACTAAATCATGACGTAACAGGCTCCCTCAAGAGGTTGGCTTTTGGTATTGCTGATGGGACTGCAGCTGGACAGTGGCATGATGACAtcttttgtgtgtttcttttgcAGCATCCGGGTTTCTACCTGGAACAGACTCAATTACCTGAAGAACGGAGTACTGAAGTCCGCCTTAAAAACTGCTATGTCGCATGACCCCATCTCACCAGTGCTTTCTGACCCTCATCTGGATGCCCTAGACCAGCGGCTTCTCAGCATTCTGGCTACAGTGAAGCAGTGCACAGACCAGTTCGGGCCAGACGTTGTGCTGGTGGAAGACAGGATGACACTGTCTCATTTGTAATTGTAGTGGAACACAGATgaaactcctttttttaaaaacaaacaaacaaaaaagcgATAGAAAAACAGCACAATCAGTTCGGAAAGGCTGGGGCCAAGATGGACTGTAATGAACAGGAAAGCTTCCGAGCCAGAGGAACAGAGGTGACACTGGCTTTTACCTTGGGCTGACAGCAGTGAGAGGTGGGAAGTTGGAGCCTCGGAGGGCTCAGTACCCATAATGGCATCTTGGCCATTGTAGTGTGTCCATTGCCGGCAGTGGACATTGCACGGGATAAAAATGGTTCTTGGTGTTGGTGGAAGTGTGTGGAATACAGACACTAATCTGTGGACTGAATCTAGAGGGGACAAATGCAGATGAACAGTACaatcctctctttttctcttccccccatATACTCCTGCGAGTTTTTGTCTTATTCAGGGTTGTACGTAATCAGCTGTGAGCTGGTTAGGCGTTTTACTGCTTCTTTAGAGAAAGAGGAAGTggtgaataaaataattattagaCTGAAGAGTTGTGCCACCCTCCCCGGGGATGGCATGTTCTTCTGAATGCCATTAAGGGTGGGAGAGGGGACCTCTGCTGCTCAGTTGTCTTTTCCTCAATAAAAGGCTGGGAAAGGCATTTGCCTCGTACGTGACAATGCTTCAGTGTTTTCGCTGAAGTCCTACCGAAGATTTATCCACAGGGTTGGAGATTTAGGGGAGGATGGAGTGGTTATACAGCACTTGGTAATTAAGGGGTTAAAGTAAGTTTCTACGTGTCCTGTCACTGTTGTCCATTTATAAGGAATCTGGCAAGGTCTGAGTAGAGGAAATATCCTTGCGGTCCTGTGTCCGTATTAACCAAATTTTCATTGTATTGTAGCTGAGAAGGAGGACAGAATCTGTCCTCGGAAGCAGGTTCCGTTCAGCGAGGATATGCTGTTTACTCTATGCCCTATTTAATTTGGGGAATCTGGGTGTGTGGCACTGGCAAAAGAGAGGCGTATTGCTGGACTTCCCCCGTAACCAGCAGCTGTGGGCAAGGCCCTGAAGAGTAGAGAGAACCCTGAGCTGTGATCTTTCCTCATCATCTCACGTAGAGGGGAGCTTCCTGCTGCTCGACGTTGTGATCACAGCtcagtgctgctgttttgtGGAACGCCAGCAGTTTTTTCAGTCCCACTCCCTACCTGGCCTGGCTTGTGGCTGAGCTCTGAAGCTGGGAGCACTTCCAGTAAGttt
This window contains:
- the FAM20B gene encoding glycosaminoglycan xylosylkinase, with product MKLKQRVVLLAILLVIFIFTKVFLIDNLDTSAANREDQRAFHRMMASLHVDLDPRLDHTLQSPWEIAAQWVVPREVYPEETPELGAVMHAMTTKKIIKADVGYKGTQLKALLILEGGQKVVFKPKRYARDYVVEGEPYAGYDRHNAEVAAFHLDRILGFRRAPLVVGRFVNLRTEIKPVATEQLLGTFMTVGNNTCFYGKCYYCRETEPACADGDIMEGSVTLWLPDVWPLQKHRHPWGRTYREGKLARWEYDESYCDAVKKTSPYDSGPRLLDIIDTAIFDYLIGNADRHHYESFQDDEGASMLILLDNAKSFGNPALDERSILAPLYQCCIIRVSTWNRLNYLKNGVLKSALKTAMSHDPISPVLSDPHLDALDQRLLSILATVKQCTDQFGPDVVLVEDRMTLSHL